The Capra hircus breed San Clemente chromosome 25, ASM170441v1, whole genome shotgun sequence genome has a window encoding:
- the UBALD1 gene encoding UBA-like domain-containing protein 1, translating to MSVNMDELKHQVMINQFVLTAGCAADQAKQLLQAAHWQFETALSAFFQETNIPYSHHHHQMMCTPANTPATPPNFPDALTMFSRLKASESFHSGGSGSPMAATATSPPPHFPLTATGSFAAPGWPAAASPPGGAQHHQPPPQPPLWTPAPPSPASDWPPLAPQQAASEPRAHPAMEAER from the exons aTGTCCGTGAACATGGACGAGCTCAAGCACCAGGTCATGATCAACCAGTTCGTGCTGACGGCCGGCTGCGCGGCCGACCAGGCGAAGCAGTTGCTGCAGGCGGCCCACTGGCAGTTCGAG ACGGCCCTCAGCGCCTTTTTCCAAGAGACCAACATCCCCTAcagccaccatcaccaccagatG ATGTGCACTCCTGCCAACACCCCCGCCACGCCCCCCAACTTCCCCGACGCCCTCACCATGTTCTCTCGCCTCAAGGCCTCCGAGAGCTTCCACAGCGGAGGCAGCGGCAGCCCAATGGCCGCCACGGCCACGTCGCCGCCGCCGCACTTCCCGCTCACCGCCACCGGCAGCTTCGCGGCACCCGGCTGGCCGGCCGCGGCCTCACCCCCAGGGGGCGCACAGCACCACCagccgccgccgcagccgccCCTGTGGACTCCGGCCCCCCCTTCCCCAGCGTCAGACTGGCCGCCCCTGGCCCCCCAGCAGGCCGCCTCGGAACCCAGGGCCCACCCCGCCATGGAGGCCGAGAGATAA